CATGGTCAACAGTTTACCAGAAGCTTATTGGTCTTGGGATCCGATAATTAATGGTACCAATAGCACCAAACCACCTTGCGTGTCTTGTAAAAGTAAGTTTGTTTCTTTGTAGATTACGTGGTATTATTAATATAACGATTTTTTCACCAGGGCAATGGGAATCATTTTCACCGACACAGCTGTAAGCTACAGACTGTACCATTACTAAATGTGCTCTGCGCAACATATTCGGAAATATAGCCGTTTTGTAACAGAACTTTTTAAGTGAAAACTGTTTTATCAATAACGTATAGCCATGTCTTTCAAACGTAAGTGAAATACATTTGAACTCTTCCgtgaaaatcacaaaaacttacaaattaCAAAGGCTCGGACGACTCTTCATTGCAATTGACAAGCTTACAGCAAACGGCGGTCGGACTTTTTTGGACAATGTTTGGTTACAGGGATCTGTCAATGTCGATTTTCAGTGATAATTGCCCAGAAAAAAACACCGTGGTGTCCATGGTTCGTGGGTGAAAGTCTATGGTTTTTTGTcctttgattttttaaaggtTTCGAGAGTTTTTTAATCAAGTGTGCAAATcataactaaaaattttttatggaGTGTATCGTGTGATGAAGAGTGAAAAAATGCTACGCCGCTAAAGCTGCCAAAATTGGCAGTTTTCTTGCCCATAGTTTAAGTCTTTCTTCAACCAAATAACGTTATGTGGCAATTCGTTTGCTTCTGTCTCGTCAGTGAGACTTGTGAAAGTAGTGAAAACCTTTTCTATTACGGTAGAGTGAAACCTGATAATATTCTGTCCGTCAATTGAACAACTATTCGACAAGTTCCGTATATTTGCAGTCTTCTTTGCCATAATGATTAACATAATTGTGTGGGTGTGGTAGTAGTTAGATGATTGAGCTAATATGATAtgctttattttatattttgttatgcTGCCCTAATTTGAATAATTTCTGTTCCCCGGAATACGTTTGTCATTTCTACTTAAACATCTTGTCGTCAGCATAGTCTTGAAAGTATTCACTCCTGCCATTCCTTCACAGAATCTGACGAAAGAGCCTACGAGCTGACGTCATTTTTTTCGTCACTTGTTGGTTTGTTTTGGACATTGTTTGGTTACGGGACCCCCCAGCTGTGGTACAAGATTGAAAATTGTCCACAACCCCATCAAGTTACAGAAACGGTCAGTTCAAATGAATGGCTTTGGAAGACTCGGTCGCTTTTATACGCGTCCAGCATTCTAACCTGGGCTGGCCTACTCACTTCATCCTAACAAACGTCTTGAGCACTTTTTGCACAACTCAACCCAAACCGAAACCTACTAGCATAAAAAACCTTACTAACACCACTAAATGTACTTTAGGTACTTTTGTGACCTTTTTTGTCGAACGAAAATGTACGAATTAGTTTGATACAATTACACAAAGTCTATTGGTTCTTAATTGTCGTGTAGATGTAGGCGACGAAAAATCCTTGCAAATGACTGGACTATTTTCTGGTCTCAATGGAATGTTCTGGACTCTATTCGGTTATGGTTCGCCTCAAGAATGGTATCCAATCAATTGTGATAGCAACAGTTATGAAATTCAGGAAGCGGTTAGGAAACAGTTTTGCATGAGTTTGTGCTTAGATATACGCGTCGTAATCTTGCTTTCAGTCGACGTTGTCGATATTTTCCTTTAGTACAATATTCCTATATACAGTAGATGGCGGCAGGTGTTCGTATCTGGTATATGTACAGTAGTTGGTATGTttgttatatactgtatacgtTTGCATGGTTTTGATTATGTGGTATTTTGTCGACGAATACGATTTCGGAAGAGTATATATGTCGTGCTTTGTGCAAGCGTTTCCCTTTCAGAAATATCGCTAATGCTAATGAAATTGTAAGTTGCTAGCCGTGCTTTTTTGCTTATCCTGCTACATTTTTGTGGacaagcaaaaaacaaaacattacttTTGCAGTATTTTGTCAGAGTTTATAAACTTCTTTTTATGAGGACGTTGATTCGCGATCACCAAGACATCTTTTAAACagccaaaaataaacatttattaaatttttagcgaTTTCTGGTGAGGCCCAAGAGCCAACCCAGTTTTTCTGGGTGCTGCTTGGACTTTTCTGGACCCTATTTGGCTACGGTACTCCAAGAGAATGGTATACTATCAACAATTGCCCCGAAAAATATTACCTGGAAGAAGTGGTTAGTTACGGAAGAGAGTCgtttttttagctttttgtTCTGTCATGATCTTTGACctcttcaacctttttcaaTTCGCTTTTATGTTCATTGCATTTCGAAATTACAGGACCGTTAAAAGTTAACTATGTGACTTTTAACTCTTCCTTTTGTTTTACCTTCGCAATACACATTGTTTTTGTTCCATATATCGTCCCATATAGAATTGTATTCAGAAATGCATGCTGTGCATGTCAGATATCTAAATGGTGTTTTTTTCACCACGAATTtccttattttgttttatttttctcatAAATGTGGGTTGCCAAATGTTAAACAACTCCAAACACGGTCGATGCGTTTtcggtttttatttttgctctgTTGCGCTACCTTGCGGTGATCGAAAGTAACGCCATATTTTCGACTGAAATCAGGTCATCGCTTTTCCGAAAGCATTTTTATATCATCAAGCTGTATTTTGGCAATcaatacatttttcaaatgaTGGTGTGTGACTGGCATGATATACTGTATCTTATTCGGCAgcattgcaacattttttatttgtccaAACGTTTTCAATTGTAAGTGCAGTATAGTCCTAGACCAAAAATTTACCATTTGCataacaatcaacaaattctCGGGTTCCGGTCATTTGAATTTTCTTATTTGACATTGTTCTTAATTGTGCTATCTAAACGCGTGTTTGCAATCGTtcttaattaaattattagcCAGTTACAAAAGATGGCGTTTGGACAAAGTAAATCTTAGCGTGCGTGGAAACGTTGAAAGTTTGCAGCGGTTGGTTTGGCTTTGCATTTTGGACACTAATGGTTATGGCATGATTTGTTTTGAGCAATAAAGTTTGTGCTTCAATATAAACACTGTAGTTTTTATAACATTAATAAACACTAAAAGTTAACGATTTCCTGGTTTGATTTCCGTTTGTTCAGCATGCTACTTCTTCCCACAGATTGGTGGTATTATTATCGGACTTTACCATTTTGGGGCTAtcattgttattgttaacatGCTTATTGCCATGATGAGTAACAGTTTCCAGAAGACTCATGATGATTCCGAAAGGGAATGGAAGTTTCACCGGTAAAGTATAGctatgtttatttgaaagtttcGTTTCAGATCTATTGATGCAAGTTTAATTCTCtctatatattatataattctTCATTGAGGAGTGCGTTTTTCACccatttttaaattcttacaTCACACTGTATTCTTTACTGATAAGCTTCAACCTTTCTTCGTACCCGTGTAAACTTTTGACTGATATTTAATAACATTTGTTTACTAGCTAATATAAATTTCTGTGTACTGTTGCATAATGAATGGATTTAGCTGAATCTGCGTTTTTGTTAATCTAATTGTTTCTTGAAGTAAAACCGGAATGAGAATAGTTTTTTGAGAGTTAACTTAACCTTGTCCGATTGCGTTTCATAGCACACAACTCTGGCTCAAGTTCATCCGAAATGAGATCAATAGACCCCCTCCAATGAACATTATTCCTCAGTGGAAGGTGATCAAGGCGTTCTTTCAATCTATCGGCCATTTCTTCCGGAGGTTGGGCACCGTTTGTATGAAGAAAAGAAGTAACGAGAGTATGCAAAACCACAATGGAAGTCACTTACCAATGGTAAGAATTCTCTCATTTGTTGTAATTATATTGGACGCACAGTCATGTACGGTTGATGAAGAATCCACATATACTTCTTCGATCCCATACTCTTGTTCAAACACATTCAAAGTATCGAATACGTTTATCATTTATCtctgaacatttttttaccAACAGCAAAACCGTCGCCATCAGTTGCATGACGACATAAATGGAAGTCTTTTTGACGGAGAAACCCGATACGCGAAAGTCGTACGACTGGTTGTGCTACGTTACGTCAAGCTAAAAGTTCTGCGATCTGAGATGGTTATATGACAACCTTTGCTGTTCCTATCATACTGCTGTATTAAAATTTGTATCGTTTCTAATATAGTGCCGAACTCTATACCTGTTTTCTGAGTGAGCCGACTGCTCACAATATTAGACACTACAGGTCTTTTTCTGCGAGAAAATGTTGTTTGCATGTTCAAAATGTGATCGATCACATCCTATTCTGGCCTTCAGAGAAGTGTTACgttctcttttttaatctgCACTTTTctctgttttgttttgtgatatcTATTATTCTTTTTGAAGATTTTTGAGGATATTTTTGCAACAACTTCTGCATTTTGTTTGCATAACGATTGAATTTCATCTCAAAACTAATTTCAAATACTGTTTAAATGACGATAGCTGATAATTCTGAAGTAACTATGATTGCAAACTCTGCATACTGCGTGTTGCCACCCAATGTTGCCAACCTTCAGCTGAATGTTTCTGCTGAACCTaagaataaagaaaaatatcgCACAATTTTAGCATCGTCATTTCCGCCTATCAACCGACGGCACTCGATTCCGCTCGAATCTCATCGAAATATAGGAAGTGACAACCTCTGTGGCGTGGAGGAGCAAACTGCAGAGCATGTCACATATCCGATTATCCCATTTACTGTGCCCCAAAGAAATACATGGTCTGCGGGTTTTGGATGACAGCACCATCTACGCCACCATCCGCTGATCGGCTCCTGCTCAGGCGTCGAACTCTGGTGGTAGAACAACGACTGATCACAGAATGACGACCACCTTCCTCAAAGGAGCCGACAACACTTTTAAAAAGGACTAAtttccttgtttgttttatagagTGGAATTACTAAAAACGCAATTACTTGAAAAATTCCGTCTGGGTCTCCctgaaattttacattttagtaTGCCTTAGGTTATTATCTCACAGAATCCCAATGAAATCACATATCTACAACTCTTGCAATAGCTCACTAAACTCAAGACTAAACTTTTAGGCTGAGAAAGTCAAAATTCCTCAGTTTTCATCTACATTTCAGGTTAACTTAAGCATGAGACTTGGAAGTTTTCAGCGAGCAATTTGGTAGGATATTTCCCGCATTGAAAAACAACACCAGTCATGCTGGCCTCCGATTGGTCTAACAACAAAATCCCGAAAATCGCAAAATTTGAGGGTTGTCGGCTTCTCAAAGAAAACCTCTTTTCAAACTGCAGCAGGATTTCATTCTAGTGACCTTACAGAAACTCAGTACAAGTTTGTGCATAGTACTGGAGGAAGTTTGAGGAAACTAACACATTTTGCAGAAGTACTTGTAGACAGTACGCCTAGTAAACAGTAAAGTATCCATAACAATATACTTAAAAAGGTCAAGGTCTCTGCCTTAATCCCAATGCCGGGATAATCCAAATTGCTTAATAAGAAACCTTTTTGGTAACGTCCAAACTACAAAAAGTTCTCAAAAATATTCTCAATTGTCGGTGTTAATGAGAATTTTCCGTTTTTGCTCCGCTATCTCTTGTGTATATGGAGGCATAAATCCGTTTTAAATATAGTTTCGTGTTCCCAGACAGTGGGGACCAGTTCGTTAACCAGCTAATCAGCAGCAACTCGTAAACGTTGCAACTGGACTAATCGTTTGGCTTTCAACCATTACGTATGTACAACCACAACGGAATAACCAGTAGGCCTACCTGTAAAAGTTTTGCGCGTTTTAATAAAAGATAAATATCGATACAAACACAttaaatcatgaaaatatttatcacaacCACTTACAATTAAACAATCTTGGCAGTATCACACGAGGACGGGTGTGTAAAAGGATTACTAATACGGAGTTTTCGCAAAAAGGCCGGACATATACTAAAGCCTCGCTGAAAACAACAGTAAGTAAAATAAACGGTCCTTACGCCAATTGAAATTTCTAATCAAACAACTATTTCTTAATTACGACCgattaaagtttttaatacaTCTTCAACGCAAGTAAAAAGAATATTGGCACAAGGTTAATCGCATGAGGTTGGTACATTCGAACGTTAAAAGACTGATAAAGTTAACTGGTGAGCACTGCTACCGACTACAAAAAAATGGCATGGGATATGGACAAGGAATAATCGATTGGCCCACGCGTTAGCAATCATTTTGTAGAACAATTGCATCCAAGCTTAGAAGAAAAGCAAATTACAGTGTTTCTGTGAAGGGCTTTTcaattacaataaataatatGAGAAGAATaggaaaaagcaaaacaaagaaGAAGCGAAACTTTGTCACCGTCTAAGCGGTGTATGGTTGACAGGAGAGCTCCTATCCGCAGGAGGAGAACTTCGAAACTTTCGAAGGGGATCTTGAAGGAGAAGAGATCTTGAGGTACTCGAATCGTGGGAAGAGTGCCTGTGCTTTAAGGATGGAGTCCTCCGGTGTCCTTTGCCTTGGCAAGAGCAGGGAGAGTCGAGATGATGGTGATGATGGATGTGCTGGATCTTGCTTAATGCAGGATCACCCTCCTGGAAAACATTTGAGCTTCCGTTCTCGAGAAGAGCTAAAGACTGATCGCAGTACATGCAGCAAGGAAGAACACCGATCTCGGAATGATTTGAGAGCTGGCGAGAGAGAGGTCGCCCATTCATGCTTCGCTTTGAATGGCAGGAGTGGGGGTAAGGAAGTTGACAATATTTATATTGGCAATTCGTACAAGTTGGATGATGCttagaagcgttagaactggAGTAGGACATCCCTGGCGGTAAAGAATCCTGGATCAGCCGGTTATAGAGCATGCCGTCATTATTTAGGTCAACACCACTTGGCATCATTTGCTTACAGCAACTGTCTTGGGAACAGGGATAGTTCGAAATGCTGCCGTTACTAAATGTCTTGCTCCGTTGTCCAGCGGAATAATCGGAAATGTTTGGCGACTCCCCAATTAGATACTTGCTTCGTGTTTCGTTCTTCCTCTTAACGTCCATTGGAGAGTTGATCTCTTGCTCTGCAAGTCCATGAAGTCGGGCAGTGTTGACATCATCTCGAGAGTTCCCGTTTCTGGAAAATTCATACATAATCGACTCTTCCTCTGCTGCTTCCGGATCACTCGTTCCTTCTAAATTACTTCTTTCCTGACAAGAAACGCTGTTGGAGCTTGGACTCGCATCGACTGTCATCTCAGAAGAGTCCGTGTTAAAGTTTCCCTTCATTTTTCTCGTTTTAAACCGGGATAGAATCCCAGTAGGTCCGCAGATGCATCCGAAACAACGGATGTAGAATCTCTTCCAGGACGTTATAGTCTTTCCTGTGCATATCCACACAACGTTCGTGATCCCGATGATGAGAGACATGGAATACTTAACGATGAAGACCGCAAACTCCGGCCTGGATGCTGCACTGTACAAGCATCTTGCGTTAGTGGCTGGGGATCTGCAGTTGTAAGCTCTTGACCACTTCCGTCTATTCTGTAGTTCGTAAAAATAGCAAGCCAGCAACGCCGCAGATGGTATCATGTAGAGAAGAGAGAATAATCCTATCCTTCCCATTAGCTTTTCCAGAGTATCTGCCTTTTTACCAACCTAAGTATTACAAAAGAGACTTTACAAGAGCACCTCACgactgtttaaaataaaaacgattCTTTAGATGCTTTCTTCTTAAAACTGATGTCAATACAATCTTAACCCCGagaaaactaaattttaaattttcttgctTACCATTGCACTTGCCTTTTTAATGGACGTTCTAATTCGAAAGAGGTTAAGGAATCCCAGGAAAAGAAAGAGCGCTCCGAGCACTAGATAGACGAGAAGAGGCGCGATTACAAACGCTCGAAGGCTGCTCGTGCTTTCGTTACCAACGTAGCAAATTCCAGACAATGAATCGCCATCCACTCTCGACATAGCAAGAACCTAATTTTAAAAAGAGCTAAATGTTAGTTTGAAAAACGACGCCATATCAATTTGCTTTTCACTTTTCAcgcaaataaaatttcaaagtctTTCTTGTTACCCGCTGGATGTCGCTTCAATGCAGTAAACACAACAATCCAAAGAATGAAGTTTTTTCTTATAGTTTAACCATGCCTTGGTAAATGTGTCTCACCGTAATGCTTTTAAGCGCTGGTATAAGCCAAGCAGCGGCGTGATAATACTGAGAGTAGCTGGCAATGGCCTCACTGCCCCACTTTAATCCCGCCGCCAGGAACCATGTTAGAGAAAGTATAACCCACCTAGAAATTGCATTTCACTTGTAAACAAATGGATTTACCGCGCTTTTAGGGTTCAAATTAGCCTACATACTTGTCGTGACCTTAGGACTAACACATAGATCTTTGCCGATTAAATATTACCCCGCTTACCACAAGGCGCCAGCCATTCCAAAGAAATAGACCAACAGAAAGACCATACTGCATAGGAATGGACCAGTTGTGCTGTAAAGCACGTGATCGGAGTTCCAGGCGCAAGCCACGGCCTCATGGCCAGCGACCACTCGTAATAAAAATCTgtgcaaagaaatttttaatagTTAAAAGATCGAAAACTATGTTACATTCAAGATGCGGTATCAAAGATTAATATAAGGCATAGAATAGAATGATATAGAATGATAACATGGTATTGGTGGAAATATGCCACTTAACaatgaaatattgaaaatattcagTTAAACAGTCATAATTGAAACTCTACTAACTATATAATTGGAGTATACTTTCACCGCAAACTTTCCATAGTTTAATAAAGGCGTTCAAGTTGTCGTTTTTTTCAAGCACATGGTTGAAAATTAAGAAAGCGTGCACACACTTACCCGACGCTGACAAACATGTAACAGGCGGACAGAAATATTATTGGCCTTTCGGGATATTTGAATCGCTCGGTATCAATGAGGAATGTGCTGACAGTAACAAGGGTTACCGTAAAGCACACAACCGACCAGGCGGTAATCCACGACTGGGCCGATTTGCGGCGATCTTCACTGAAATAAGGCGACTTGCAAGGCATGGCGCAGTTAAGCACACCACCTGTTTGGACctgaaatcaaaataatagAGTGCTTAATCACACAATTCGGCGGACATTGGTTATGCcttgaaacaaattaaaatgacGGACATTGAATATTTCGATCTGGTTTAAAAAAACGTAAACTGTTTTCTAATGACAGATGTTTTAAGCATGAGAGATATTTTCATCTAAAGTTTCAAAGGTTCACAACATAAGAGAACGCGCAGGGCCGCAAAAACTTCACCACATGTCGAAAGAAGCCATTTTACATGCTTATGCAAGGTGACGGCTTGTCATTTTTAACGAGAAAATACAACACTAAAAGGAATTCCATAGGGAATTATAAAGCCTTCTCAGCACGTGCCAGGACGAGCAGAAAGCAAGTTCACTTTCATCGCTTCCCAGCTATAAAAAGATTATACACGGAAGGAAATTGAGAGGTCACATGACTTGAAAGGAGCATAACACAATGCGGCGGCGCTATTAGTGACCCGACGACATGCCGTACCTGGCCCGTAAAAACTTCCACGCATCAACGAAGTTATAAAAGAAAGAAGCAACAAACGACCTTATTGGAAATAGATGATGTAATCATTGAGAAGAGACCACCCATTAGAGAACAAATAAATACTTCGAGCTATAGCACAGAATCACTTGACGCCGagtaactgcaacaaaacACCACCAAAAGGAAGCTCTTTTAAATATAGCATGGGTgctatatatataacaaacGTCACTTTGAATATCATAAATATCagattgaaataaataacttaattcCTATTTCCATGGTTGGGTATTATCAATTGTTATACCACTGTGCGTGGAATTTGGCGGATTGATTCAATACTGGAAGACACAACGAACGCACAATAAGACTAGAGGGATGCTATGGCGaaacaataatattttcatttctcACAATGAAGTTTGTTGATACGGTCATTTCAATCCGATATACCGGATAGGATTGTTGTAACAACCTCCGTGCTTTCATGTTGAAAGAGTGTAGCGATCCATGCCTTCAGATCTTGGACCTGAAGTTCCTACCGTAATGTCTCGGTTAAGTTGGTGCAACATCGTCAACACGGCCTGGTTCTCACACACGCATAAGACTGCACTGCTATGCAGTTGGGGTCAGGTCAAACACTGCGAAAGTTTCAGGTAACCGCCATGTATGATATTGTGTGGTGTTTGTGGCGGTTATGTTAAACATTTACCGATGGGGAtaactttattaaaattagGTATAGTGGTCGCGTGGGTGTGCACTTAGAAAGCATTTCTTGGCCCAACATAGCAAGTATAGGCTTTTGATGGGCCTCAGGTGTTGGCCTGGACTGGTACGCCTACCATTGTGGTCAAATGAAAGACTTATtgctaaaaacatttaaacaatttcaGAGAAGTATCGACGTTTGCTATAAAACGAATGAACCCATTCTCGGTTAATTGCCTTGGAAAGTGTTTCGTCACCACggttaaaatatgaaaaataatCCAGCAATACTAGACCAAGAAAAATTGAAGACAAATCATTCCTTTCCTTTAAGCATACTCGTATGTACGTTCGTTTGACGAGAATCGTTTTGCCGCTTTTGGCATAAAAAGCATTAAATTACCTGTTGCTAGACAAGGAATTGCTGACCGTACGAAAAAATACTGTGATTTGTAAACTTTGCAAATTCAAAGTTTTTAGCTATTATCCTACTCTGATTTTATGTGAAGATGAATGAAATTGATGATGAATGAGATTTGATGTGAAGTAAATCATAGCTTTTGAAAGCAAACGAGCGTTCCACGTCGGGGCAGCGTTAATAATAACCCAACTTCTGTCCACGGTGACGTACGAAATTACTTAGTCAAGAGTCTAGACCAAACATACAACGGCATATCAAGGCGGGCAGGCTCGACAAATTTCCAGCCTAATACGCTAACCACCTGAAACAGTAGACCGCGTCATGTAACGGAATAAGGGAAAAAGACTACCCTTATTGGAACCGAATGTGCTTTTGACCGCCAGTTTCAATTTCTCTGCCCATAGTTCGATGACCTTTGCTTACGATGGAGTAAACGTTTGGAATTTAAGTGAAAAAACGTGTACTACACGATGCCTTACCAAGGTGCTATCGTGTCCTAGACAGATTTACCATAAAACATAACAAGATCGCGATGTATTACGTCACTAGTCTCATCTCAGAGCGCGAGTTGTTTATCGTTCGACGGGTACAGCTTCCACAAGTTCGAAATACACGCAGGTGTCCAGTCATATACGTTTGTCATGGTGATGTTATAATCATACTTGATAACATGTTTGTGAGTTAATCGTATAGGCCATTAACAACTCATTAGCTTCTGCCGCTAAGCTTAAGCGCTGACATCGTAATAGTATTTATAACTTATTCAAGAAAATGTGAGCATCTTACAGAAAGCTTATTCCTCAAGAGACAGGCCAACTTTAAAACTCACTCTGTTTTGTATCGAGCAAAAAACTCAATATGCTTTCGGAGAGGTTCATGGACATTTGAGCCGAATAATCTTTAAGCATTTGACCGCAACGAATGCACTTAACACACCGCTACTGACAAACAAATTTCACGATTAGTTGTGGTCGTGGAAGAATCACAATCGTACGTTGTGCGTCGTCTATCTCTATTATTCGCAGCTGGCACACACAGTTATCAGGGTGTGAAACGGTTTAGAGAAACGTATTTGTACAACATGTCTAATCCAATTAGGTACCTGGATTTAAAACGATTTGGAGAGAGAATTACAACCCTTTTTGACATTTGACCCGTAAAATCACGTCATAAAATCCATAAACGTACTCCTAAGATGTGACAGATGTTCGGTCCTATAAAAAGGTCACTCGCCTTTAGGGGTTTGGTATTTGCTGGACATAATGGGGGTCAGCGTGTAGGGATAATATAATTGTCTCGTACATTAATGTCACAGTTTCCAaagtttcgttttatttttagtaagATGGACCTTTGGTACGTACAAGTCGC
Above is a window of Clavelina lepadiformis chromosome 8, kaClaLepa1.1, whole genome shotgun sequence DNA encoding:
- the LOC143468596 gene encoding frizzled-5-like isoform X2 yields the protein MEQQPCTQQRINCCCEAKRTLSYQKLTDLATNWIESKHHQLSDGSCPFFYQDYDHCNCNYATKESENCLSRYYRHCTIFRHWALRTKSYFCHGIWQASFLGSYKSGRLKSRQMLCGNQKFSVIMMLLYLLGTLTSVTASLPAEKSRPMVGGATTRHRHPRCETLHEPMCKDIGYNLTDVTLSPANIFRQSDAAAIVVQFRPLMRVNCSEEMILLVCSIYMPICMPDYDIFLPPCRFICERARKGCGPLFEKYRIPWPEDFQCEKFPEFTGDNQMCVSFNRSRTPADNERPSMPRSVQSKEELYQNRTAAPPGLPDPPYVATNGCECTCIPPMVTISGRSDPLFYKVQTGGVLNCAMPCKSPYFSEDRRKSAQSWITAWSVVCFTVTLVTVSTFLIDTERFKYPERPIIFLSACYMFVSVGFLLRVVAGHEAVACAWNSDHVLYSTTGPFLCSMVFLLVYFFGMAGALWWVILSLTWFLAAGLKWGSEAIASYSQYYHAAAWLIPALKSITVLAMSRVDGDSLSGICYVGNESTSSLRAFVIAPLLVYLVLGALFLFLGFLNLFRIRTSIKKVGKKADTLEKLMGRIGLFSLLYMIPSAALLACYFYELQNRRKWSRAYNCRSPATNARCLYSAASRPEFAVFIVKYSMSLIIGITNVVWICTGKTITSWKRFYIRCFGCICGPTGILSRFKTRKMKGNFNTDSSEMTVDASPSSNSVSCQERSNLEGTSDPEAAEEESIMYEFSRNGNSRDDVNTARLHGLAEQEINSPMDVKRKNETRSKYLIGESPNISDYSAGQRSKTFSNGSISNYPCSQDSCCKQMMPSGVDLNNDGMLYNRLIQDSLPPGMSYSSSNASKHHPTCTNCQYKYCQLPYPHSCHSKRSMNGRPLSRQLSNHSEIGVLPCCMYCDQSLALLENGSSNVFQEGDPALSKIQHIHHHHHLDSPCSCQGKGHRRTPSLKHRHSSHDSSTSRSLLLQDPLRKFRSSPPADRSSPVNHTPLRR
- the LOC143468596 gene encoding frizzled-5-like isoform X1, whose protein sequence is MEQQPCTQQRINCCCEAKRTLSYQKLTDLATNWIESKHHQLSDGSCPFFYQDYDHCNCNYATKESENCLSRYYRHCTIFRHWALRTKSYFCHGIWQASFLGSYKSGRLKSRQMLCGNQKFSVIMMLLYLLGTLTSVTASLPAEKSRPMVGGATTRHRHPRCETLHEPMCKDIGYNLTDVTLSPANIFRQSDAAAIVVQFRPLMRVNCSEEMILLVCSIYMPICMPDYDIFLPPCRFICERARKGCGPLFEKYRIPWPEDFQCEKFPEFTGDNQMCVSFNRSRTPADNERPSMPRSVQSKEELYQNRTAAPPGLPDPPYVATNGCECTCIPPMVTISGRSDPLFYKVQTGGVLNCAMPCKSPYFSEDRRKSAQSWITAWSVVCFTVTLVTVSTFLIDTERFKYPERPIIFLSACYMFVSVGFLLRVVAGHEAVACAWNSDHVLYSTTGPFLCSMVFLLVYFFGMAGALWWVILSLTWFLAAGLKWGSEAIASYSQYYHAAAWLIPALKSITVLAMSRVDGDSLSGICYVGNESTSSLRAFVIAPLLVYLVLGALFLFLGFLNLFRIRTSIKKASAMVGKKADTLEKLMGRIGLFSLLYMIPSAALLACYFYELQNRRKWSRAYNCRSPATNARCLYSAASRPEFAVFIVKYSMSLIIGITNVVWICTGKTITSWKRFYIRCFGCICGPTGILSRFKTRKMKGNFNTDSSEMTVDASPSSNSVSCQERSNLEGTSDPEAAEEESIMYEFSRNGNSRDDVNTARLHGLAEQEINSPMDVKRKNETRSKYLIGESPNISDYSAGQRSKTFSNGSISNYPCSQDSCCKQMMPSGVDLNNDGMLYNRLIQDSLPPGMSYSSSNASKHHPTCTNCQYKYCQLPYPHSCHSKRSMNGRPLSRQLSNHSEIGVLPCCMYCDQSLALLENGSSNVFQEGDPALSKIQHIHHHHHLDSPCSCQGKGHRRTPSLKHRHSSHDSSTSRSLLLQDPLRKFRSSPPADRSSPVNHTPLRR